The following coding sequences are from one uncultured Methanobacterium sp. window:
- a CDS encoding zinc ribbon domain-containing protein has protein sequence MSQCGTENPEEALFCMECGTKLEKPGIPCPSCGNLNPANAKFCLECGKSLTIKEVPPVKTPVTEYIPPDSSKSWRELCPACNQKPLTPKTHKGVISTKHLLECAYCGAVFEQKGTNYKFAKIYDIKSDFWRKYGNKTLTETEWTRIAHGGVSNAEKQILERKAAENDLVTFVNALDQGSVNLSPVPNPPIILKKGEEACIVFGGISLLEPRAVRQTYGGYAGPTIRVAKGVSFRMGSVAARSESHDELRNIDQGTLVLTNKRLIFIGSKRTTNIDLRKIVAIEAYKDGIASQRENKQKTEYFTGTDKHNLTFTMKGRSHSVPFTGVILKAVIEGKVRQI, from the coding sequence ATGTCCCAATGTGGTACTGAAAATCCAGAAGAAGCACTTTTCTGCATGGAATGTGGAACAAAGCTAGAAAAACCCGGAATTCCCTGCCCTTCCTGTGGTAATTTAAACCCAGCCAATGCCAAGTTCTGCCTTGAATGTGGCAAGAGTTTAACCATAAAAGAGGTACCCCCTGTTAAAACTCCTGTAACAGAGTACATACCTCCTGATAGTTCTAAAAGCTGGAGAGAACTTTGCCCTGCCTGTAATCAGAAACCTCTCACACCTAAAACCCACAAGGGAGTTATTTCCACCAAGCACCTTTTAGAATGTGCCTACTGTGGGGCAGTGTTTGAACAGAAGGGTACTAACTACAAGTTTGCCAAGATTTATGATATTAAATCAGATTTTTGGCGTAAATATGGGAATAAAACCTTAACCGAAACTGAATGGACACGTATAGCTCATGGTGGTGTTTCCAATGCTGAAAAACAGATTTTAGAGCGTAAGGCTGCTGAAAATGACCTGGTAACATTTGTCAATGCCCTGGATCAGGGTAGTGTGAATTTAAGTCCTGTGCCCAATCCGCCCATTATTCTAAAAAAAGGTGAGGAGGCCTGTATTGTTTTTGGTGGTATATCTCTCCTTGAGCCTCGTGCTGTCCGGCAGACATATGGTGGTTATGCCGGGCCCACAATTAGAGTAGCCAAGGGTGTTTCCTTCCGCATGGGTAGTGTGGCTGCCCGGAGTGAATCCCATGACGAGCTTCGAAATATTGACCAGGGGACCCTGGTTTTAACCAACAAGAGATTGATATTCATAGGATCCAAGAGGACCACCAACATAGACCTCAGGAAGATAGTGGCCATTGAAGCATATAAAGATGGTATAGCATCACAGAGGGAGAATAAACAGAAAACTGAATACTTCACTGGTACTGATAAGCATAATCTGACTTTCACCATGAAGGGGAGATCTCATAGTGTGCCTTTTACTGGGGTTATA